The following are encoded together in the Adhaeribacter arboris genome:
- a CDS encoding CcmD family protein — MNNMLKYLFIVFLWLAAAPVVTLAQTAENATTVQATTETGNSDVEMADTLRRDGKIYVVVAVIATVLAGLIIYLIRLDRKVARLEQQYRS; from the coding sequence ATGAACAACATGCTTAAGTATTTATTTATAGTATTTCTGTGGTTAGCTGCTGCACCCGTTGTTACGCTGGCGCAAACCGCCGAAAATGCCACTACCGTACAGGCTACCACCGAAACGGGTAACTCGGACGTGGAAATGGCAGATACGTTGCGCCGGGATGGCAAAATTTACGTGGTGGTAGCGGTAATTGCTACAGTTTTAGCGGGTCTTATTATTTACTTAATCCGCTTAGATCGTAAGGTGGCCCGACTGGAACAACAGTACAGAAGCTGA
- a CDS encoding heme exporter protein CcmB has product MPETYNVFKEVTYLVQKDFLLEWRQKYAFNGMLLYVGSTVFVCYLSFRLRFANLEVPVWNALFWIILLFTSVNAIAKSFIQESRGRLLYYYALVSPQGIILAKIVYNTILMLVLALICYLFYAGVLGNPVQDNLLFIGTIVIGALGFSTSLTMISSIAAKAANSSTLMAVLSFPVIIPMLLMLMKLSKNAIDGLDRSVSSDELLTLLAINLIVVSVSYILFPYLWRS; this is encoded by the coding sequence TTGCCCGAAACGTATAACGTGTTTAAAGAAGTAACTTACCTGGTACAAAAAGATTTTTTGCTGGAATGGCGGCAGAAATATGCCTTTAATGGGATGTTATTGTACGTGGGCAGTACCGTTTTTGTGTGCTATCTAAGCTTCCGGTTGCGTTTTGCTAATTTAGAAGTGCCCGTTTGGAATGCTCTGTTCTGGATAATTTTATTGTTTACCTCGGTAAACGCGATTGCAAAAAGCTTTATTCAGGAGAGTCGGGGCCGGTTGCTGTATTACTATGCGTTGGTAAGCCCCCAAGGTATTATTCTGGCCAAAATTGTATACAATACGATATTAATGCTGGTGCTGGCCTTAATTTGTTATTTGTTTTACGCCGGGGTATTAGGTAACCCGGTGCAGGATAATTTGCTGTTTATAGGTACTATAGTAATAGGAGCATTAGGTTTTTCTACGTCCCTGACCATGATTTCCAGCATTGCGGCTAAAGCGGCTAATAGTAGTACCTTAATGGCGGTACTAAGCTTCCCGGTAATTATCCCAATGCTGCTGATGCTCATGAAATTATCGAAAAATGCCATTGATGGTTTGGATCGTTCCGTTAGTTCGGATGAATTACTAACCCTACTGGCTATAAACCTGATTGTAGTGAGTGTCTCTTACATTCTGTTTCCGTATTTATGGCGCAGTTAA
- a CDS encoding geranylgeranylglycerol-phosphate geranylgeranyltransferase, with translation MKTILRLIRFTNLLLMAFCQLLVRACLLLPHQPWSRVLFDSRFLLLVFSTFCVAAAGYIINDYYDIKIDAINKPKRVVVGKFVNRRQAMLAHLVLSGIGILVGFSLSWLVGFIHVGAALLLWGYSARLKQTFLIGNITIALLSATMVLVVAVFDKVDNKAIWAYAAFVFLISIVREIIKDMEDVKGDASFDCRTLPIVAGIAGAKWFLYFFVTAFALTLLAGVIYRIDEVFFTAYILLLVILPMGFLTYKIYRADRKKDFTRLSRQVKWIMLAGMLSMLLFRYA, from the coding sequence GTGAAAACTATTCTTAGACTTATCCGGTTTACTAATTTATTACTTATGGCTTTTTGCCAACTCCTGGTGCGAGCCTGTTTGCTTTTACCCCATCAACCCTGGTCGAGGGTATTATTTGATTCTCGTTTTTTGCTCCTCGTATTTTCTACCTTTTGTGTGGCCGCTGCGGGCTACATTATCAACGATTACTACGATATTAAAATTGATGCGATCAATAAGCCGAAACGGGTAGTGGTTGGCAAATTTGTAAACCGACGCCAGGCCATGCTTGCGCATTTGGTTCTGTCAGGAATAGGGATTTTGGTCGGTTTTAGCTTAAGTTGGCTGGTTGGTTTTATTCATGTTGGGGCTGCCTTGTTATTATGGGGTTATTCGGCCCGGTTAAAACAAACTTTTTTAATTGGCAATATTACTATCGCGTTGCTGTCGGCTACGATGGTACTAGTGGTAGCAGTTTTTGATAAGGTAGATAACAAAGCCATTTGGGCTTATGCGGCCTTCGTATTTCTCATATCTATCGTCCGGGAAATCATTAAAGATATGGAAGACGTAAAAGGCGATGCCAGTTTTGATTGCCGTACGTTGCCTATAGTGGCAGGTATCGCCGGGGCGAAATGGTTTCTCTACTTTTTTGTTACAGCCTTTGCTCTTACTTTACTGGCCGGTGTTATTTACCGGATAGACGAAGTTTTTTTCACGGCTTATATCTTGTTGCTGGTAATACTACCCATGGGCTTTTTAACTTATAAAATTTACCGGGCCGACCGGAAAAAGGATTTTACCCGCCTGAGCCGCCAGGTAAAATGGATTATGTTGGCCGGTATGCTTTCTATGTTGTTATTTCGGTATGCGTAA
- the ccsA gene encoding cytochrome c biogenesis protein CcsA, with protein sequence MINTFIGDLGHASVIVAFVAAIVAALAYFMAAKGKPLGDTDLNWRNLGRGAFYVHTIAVLSIIFSLFNIIYNHRYEYYYAWSHSSNYLPTHFMISCFWEGQEGSFLLWIFWHTLLGLTIIWFNKKWEAPTMAVFAFVQLFLTSMILGVVIGDLKIGSSPFILLRDFMTDAPVFKLNPNFIPKDGTGLNPLLQNYWMVIHPPTLFLGFAITLVPFAFAIAGLWKREYIAWIKPALPWNLFGGLVLGVGIMMGAYWAYETLNFGGYWNWDPVENAVYIPWLVLIAGLHTMVIYKRSKHALRTTFVLIVTTFLLVLYATFLTRSGILGNASVHSFTDLGLSGQLFAYLAAFVVLAIVLLVRHWSAIPATEKELTTYNSEFWVFIGVAVLCLGAFQVLVTTSIPVYNSFLGFIGIKSNMALPADQIAHYTKFQLWMGVSIAVLSGLAQLLWWQKNDKSKVMNALAVPLILTFLFVSLVYMLGKIELIPKINSVSYFVLLFVSVFAIFANLSMVLTLVRRKVNLSGGGIAHIGIALMLFGILFSSGYSNIISKNTSGLLYSRDFPEDINRDNVLLFRNEKVQMGPYDVAYRGRYFEVKDFPEYVNKQLLFQLPDEHQALVRADIKYQDKVYFKTGDTVNIYPENTYYQVEFKNRETGKAFTLYPRAQVNPEMGFIASPAIKMFSNKDIYTHVRVAADDKEKQWSELKEQDLAIGDTLFLNDYFAVLKAIEPTRDVKGIELGANDVAVQADFIISGEDKDYHAHPVFVIKDNLVGRIPDEIEDLGLRLTFLNIDTKNNKFKVGVNTTQKDYVILAAIEKPFINILWIGTIIMSIGMGMAIFKRYKETKTVTNPDAGSSKKRAVRNKQMA encoded by the coding sequence GTGATAAATACGTTCATTGGTGATCTGGGGCACGCGAGTGTGATTGTGGCTTTTGTAGCGGCTATAGTGGCGGCGCTGGCTTATTTTATGGCGGCAAAAGGCAAACCGCTCGGCGACACCGATCTAAATTGGCGCAACTTGGGGCGGGGCGCTTTTTACGTGCATACTATTGCGGTATTGAGCATTATTTTCAGTTTGTTTAATATTATTTATAACCACCGCTACGAATATTATTACGCCTGGAGTCACTCTTCTAATTACTTACCTACCCACTTTATGATTTCCTGCTTTTGGGAAGGACAAGAGGGGAGCTTTTTGCTGTGGATTTTCTGGCATACCCTGCTGGGTTTAACCATTATCTGGTTTAATAAAAAGTGGGAAGCGCCTACTATGGCCGTTTTTGCTTTTGTGCAGTTATTCCTCACTTCCATGATTCTGGGGGTAGTAATTGGTGATTTAAAAATAGGTTCCTCACCGTTTATTCTGCTGCGCGATTTTATGACCGATGCGCCGGTATTTAAACTGAACCCGAACTTTATTCCGAAAGATGGTACCGGCCTGAACCCATTATTGCAGAATTATTGGATGGTCATTCACCCGCCCACCTTGTTCCTGGGCTTTGCTATTACTTTGGTACCTTTTGCCTTTGCTATTGCCGGCCTTTGGAAGCGCGAATACATTGCTTGGATAAAACCAGCTCTGCCCTGGAATTTATTTGGTGGTTTAGTTTTAGGCGTGGGTATTATGATGGGCGCTTACTGGGCCTACGAAACTTTGAACTTTGGCGGTTACTGGAACTGGGACCCGGTAGAAAATGCCGTGTATATTCCGTGGTTAGTATTAATTGCGGGTCTGCATACTATGGTTATTTACAAGCGCAGTAAGCACGCTTTACGTACCACGTTTGTTTTAATAGTTACTACCTTCTTACTTGTTTTATACGCTACTTTCTTAACCCGTAGCGGTATTTTAGGTAATGCTTCTGTTCATTCCTTTACCGATTTAGGTTTATCCGGACAGTTATTTGCTTATCTGGCGGCTTTTGTAGTATTAGCCATTGTTTTGTTAGTTCGTCACTGGTCGGCTATTCCGGCTACCGAAAAAGAATTAACTACTTACAACAGCGAATTTTGGGTATTTATTGGCGTTGCCGTTTTGTGTTTGGGAGCTTTCCAGGTACTAGTAACTACTTCTATACCAGTTTACAACTCTTTCCTAGGTTTTATCGGCATTAAATCCAATATGGCTTTACCGGCCGACCAAATTGCCCACTACACTAAGTTTCAGTTATGGATGGGGGTGAGTATTGCGGTATTATCCGGATTGGCGCAGTTGCTTTGGTGGCAAAAGAACGATAAATCTAAAGTAATGAATGCTTTAGCCGTACCACTTATCTTAACCTTTCTCTTTGTGAGTCTGGTGTATATGCTGGGTAAAATAGAGCTCATTCCTAAAATAAATTCTGTTTCTTATTTTGTGCTGCTATTTGTATCGGTTTTTGCCATTTTCGCGAATCTAAGCATGGTGCTTACTCTGGTGCGGCGGAAAGTAAATTTATCGGGCGGAGGCATTGCCCACATTGGTATCGCGCTAATGTTATTTGGTATTTTATTCTCGTCGGGGTACTCCAACATTATATCGAAGAATACCTCGGGTTTATTATATTCCCGCGATTTTCCGGAAGATATAAACCGCGATAACGTGTTATTATTCCGGAACGAAAAAGTTCAGATGGGCCCTTACGATGTAGCTTACCGCGGAAGATATTTTGAAGTGAAGGACTTTCCGGAATACGTAAACAAGCAATTATTATTTCAATTACCGGATGAACACCAGGCTTTAGTGCGAGCAGATATTAAGTACCAAGACAAAGTGTACTTTAAAACCGGCGATACCGTTAATATTTACCCGGAAAATACCTATTATCAGGTTGAGTTTAAGAACCGGGAAACCGGCAAGGCTTTTACGCTTTATCCTCGGGCCCAAGTAAACCCCGAAATGGGTTTTATTGCTTCTCCGGCTATAAAAATGTTTTCGAATAAAGATATATACACTCACGTTCGCGTAGCCGCCGACGATAAAGAAAAGCAATGGAGTGAGTTAAAGGAACAGGATTTGGCAATTGGCGATACTTTGTTTTTAAACGATTACTTCGCGGTACTAAAAGCAATTGAGCCCACCCGCGACGTAAAAGGCATTGAACTGGGAGCGAACGACGTAGCCGTACAAGCTGATTTTATTATTTCCGGCGAAGACAAAGATTATCACGCGCATCCGGTTTTTGTCATTAAAGATAATCTGGTAGGCCGAATTCCGGACGAAATAGAAGACTTAGGCTTGCGGTTAACCTTCCTGAACATCGATACTAAGAATAATAAATTTAAAGTAGGCGTAAACACCACGCAAAAGGATTACGTTATTCTGGCAGCTATTGAAAAACCATTTATCAATATTCTCTGGATAGGTACTATTATTATGTCTATTGGAATGGGAATGGCTATTTTTAAACGCTACAAGGAAACCAAAACGGTAACTAACCCCGACGCGGGTAGTTCTAAGAAACGAGCCGTGCGAAATAAACAAATGGCTTAG
- a CDS encoding Rossmann-like and DUF2520 domain-containing protein: MTSSLSIALVGSGNVAWHLGHAFEQAGHRIVSVYSRSLIKAEFLAESLLQAHPTHQLDFSLVKADVFILALKDDAVEEVLQRAVFPVNSLVVHTSGSLPITIFTNQSKIRGGVFYPVQTFSKEVAINLKQTPIGVEASNSADLSLLKNLAESISEQVIELPTEARQIIHLAAVFACNFTNHLLGISQEILEKYQIDFSVLQPLITETLQKAFTHSPFQVQTGPAVRFDQNILIQHQQLLQHYPNYLAIYNTLTESIQQKAQELAALNQLYTQE; the protein is encoded by the coding sequence ATGACTTCTTCCCTTTCTATTGCATTAGTTGGCTCCGGTAACGTGGCCTGGCATCTTGGGCATGCTTTTGAGCAAGCTGGTCACCGGATTGTTTCTGTTTATAGCCGTTCCCTGATAAAGGCTGAATTTTTAGCGGAGTCTCTGCTGCAGGCGCATCCTACCCATCAATTAGATTTTAGCCTGGTAAAGGCTGATGTTTTTATTCTGGCTTTAAAAGATGATGCAGTAGAAGAAGTGTTGCAGCGGGCGGTTTTTCCGGTTAATAGTTTAGTAGTACACACGTCGGGTAGTTTGCCTATTACTATATTCACCAATCAATCTAAAATAAGGGGTGGAGTTTTTTATCCTGTTCAAACTTTTAGTAAAGAAGTAGCTATTAACCTAAAGCAAACCCCGATTGGGGTGGAGGCCAGCAATTCCGCTGATTTAAGTTTATTGAAAAACCTAGCCGAAAGTATTAGCGAGCAGGTAATAGAACTGCCTACGGAAGCCCGCCAAATAATTCATTTAGCAGCTGTTTTTGCCTGTAATTTTACCAATCATTTGCTGGGAATTAGCCAGGAAATTTTAGAGAAGTATCAAATTGATTTTTCAGTATTGCAGCCGTTAATAACGGAAACTCTTCAGAAAGCTTTTACGCATTCCCCTTTCCAGGTACAGACCGGACCCGCCGTACGGTTCGATCAAAATATTTTAATTCAGCATCAGCAATTATTACAGCATTATCCTAATTACTTGGCTATTTATAATACACTAACGGAAAGTATTCAACAGAAAGCACAGGAACTTGCGGCATTAAACCAGCTCTATACTCAAGAATAA
- a CDS encoding cytochrome c maturation protein CcmE domain-containing protein, with amino-acid sequence MKRSHIIGIGIIALAIGIIISSAGDASMYVSFKEARELASEGKTSKVHVVGRLKKDAQGHIVGMEYNPVLDPNYFSFVLVDTLRNEQRVVYFQPKPQDFERSEQVVIMGNMQKDSFVADKILLKCPSKYVEKEIKQTASL; translated from the coding sequence ATGAAAAGATCGCATATTATTGGTATTGGTATTATTGCCTTGGCTATCGGAATTATTATTTCTTCGGCCGGCGATGCCAGTATGTACGTTTCGTTTAAAGAGGCTCGCGAATTAGCTTCTGAAGGCAAAACCAGCAAAGTGCATGTGGTAGGTCGCTTGAAGAAAGATGCCCAAGGGCATATTGTGGGGATGGAGTACAACCCGGTTTTGGATCCAAATTATTTCTCGTTTGTGTTAGTGGATACGCTGCGCAATGAACAACGAGTCGTGTATTTTCAACCGAAACCCCAGGATTTCGAGCGCTCGGAGCAGGTAGTAATTATGGGGAATATGCAGAAAGATTCTTTTGTAGCCGACAAAATACTGCTCAAATGCCCGTCGAAATACGTCGAAAAAGAAATTAAACAAACGGCAAGCCTTTAG
- a CDS encoding TonB-dependent receptor — MKKILLLLTLLSTSIFAFAQQGTLAGKVKDKKTGEPIIGAVVFITGSNKGSTTDLEGNYSIQIDPGVYKITASYVSYKPQNFESVQITAGKTTTLDIAIEEATTQLGGVTITGTKQTNTDITLIKELKQSEVVVSGVSGEQITKSLDRDAAETVKRIPGVTVMNDRYIYVRGLSERYNTVMLNDALTPSTESDTKAFSFDILPTSVIDRIMIYKGGSPELPGEFGGGVIKVYTKNFADQNSTTLNISGSYRNNTTFNNFATYSGGKTDFLGFDDGSRTLPGSFPKNLNEANNTTVATAARALPNTWLPTNKTAAPDLRMSLGLTRRMDIGDVKISNLTSLSYSNTRQSYNALRTDFLEYNPDTKNSSIAYNFHDQQSNANVRLGVIHNWGVRFNNRHKLEFRNLFNQLGSSQVTERQGTDQTNGVQEQRNYALRYESRTIYSGQLQGTHTLPNLKNTFTWTTGYSYTNRNEPDYRRVRTQREAGSNEAFAVLIPTVPSLRDASRFYSKLNENIVMASGQFEHLFGQPDSTSGEIERAPKLRIGFYTENKKRDFSARYMSYAPGSNYNIGLVYEPLDQIFAQQNIDNGNLILNEGTGPSDHYTASNLLLAGYTGINIPLGIKFNVSGGVRAEYNRQKLHSRRLGGAPVEVNNPITRVLPSFNLTYNLTSKSLLRWSSSLSVNRPEFRELAPFTYYDFNTNFEITGNPNLKTPTIYNTDIRYELYTNPTEIISFGAFYKYFQKPIENTFENTNAANSYTFGNADFSTSYGIETEIRKSLLDLSESKFLQNISLVLNATLIKSQVNLGNLATIQDKKRAMMGQSPYIINSGIYYQDDDRKWQVNLLYNVVGKRIFIVGNSQNPTVYEMPRNVLDLTLTKGIGERFEIKAGIQDLFNQKFRLTQDSDSNAKINKIDESIYEYRRGQYTTFGISYKL; from the coding sequence ATGAAGAAAATTCTATTATTACTCACTTTGCTGAGTACCAGCATCTTTGCATTTGCTCAACAGGGTACTTTAGCCGGCAAAGTAAAAGACAAAAAAACCGGCGAACCTATTATCGGAGCTGTAGTTTTTATTACCGGTTCTAACAAAGGCTCCACTACCGACCTGGAGGGTAACTATTCTATTCAGATTGATCCGGGGGTGTATAAAATCACCGCTTCTTACGTTTCGTACAAGCCGCAAAATTTTGAGAGTGTTCAAATTACGGCTGGTAAAACTACCACTTTAGACATAGCCATTGAAGAAGCTACTACGCAATTAGGTGGGGTTACTATTACGGGTACGAAGCAAACCAACACCGATATAACGTTAATTAAAGAATTAAAACAAAGTGAAGTAGTAGTAAGCGGGGTTTCCGGCGAACAAATAACCAAATCGCTGGATCGCGATGCGGCCGAGACGGTAAAACGGATTCCGGGAGTAACGGTCATGAACGATCGCTACATTTACGTACGGGGTTTAAGTGAGCGCTACAACACGGTTATGCTCAACGATGCCTTGACTCCAAGCACCGAATCGGATACGAAAGCGTTTTCATTTGATATTCTGCCGACCAGTGTTATCGACCGGATAATGATTTACAAAGGTGGTTCACCGGAACTGCCCGGAGAATTTGGCGGTGGCGTTATAAAAGTCTACACCAAGAACTTTGCGGACCAAAACAGTACTACTTTAAACATTTCCGGGTCTTACCGTAACAATACTACTTTTAATAATTTTGCTACCTACAGTGGCGGCAAAACCGACTTTTTAGGTTTCGATGACGGCTCCCGGACACTACCTGGTTCTTTTCCGAAAAATCTTAACGAAGCCAATAATACCACTGTAGCCACAGCTGCCCGCGCTTTACCTAACACCTGGTTGCCGACAAATAAAACGGCGGCCCCTGATTTGAGAATGTCGCTGGGGCTAACCCGCCGGATGGATATTGGCGATGTAAAAATTAGTAATCTTACTTCCCTGTCTTACTCTAACACGCGTCAATCTTATAATGCACTACGCACCGATTTCCTGGAATATAATCCGGATACTAAGAATAGTTCGATAGCCTATAATTTTCATGATCAGCAATCGAATGCTAATGTGCGGTTAGGTGTTATTCATAACTGGGGAGTTCGGTTCAACAATCGTCATAAACTGGAATTCCGCAATTTATTTAATCAGTTAGGCAGTAGCCAGGTAACCGAACGTCAAGGAACCGACCAAACCAACGGGGTACAGGAGCAACGGAACTACGCCTTGCGCTACGAAAGCCGCACCATTTATTCTGGCCAATTACAAGGCACACATACCCTGCCAAATTTAAAAAATACCTTTACCTGGACAACTGGTTATTCTTACACTAACCGGAATGAGCCCGATTACCGTAGAGTACGCACGCAGCGCGAGGCCGGATCTAATGAAGCTTTTGCGGTGTTAATTCCCACTGTACCTAGCTTACGCGATGCCAGCCGCTTTTACTCTAAGCTTAACGAGAACATTGTTATGGCCAGCGGCCAGTTTGAACACTTATTCGGTCAGCCTGATTCTACTTCCGGTGAAATCGAAAGGGCTCCAAAACTACGGATAGGTTTCTACACTGAAAACAAAAAACGCGATTTTAGTGCCCGCTACATGTCGTACGCTCCCGGTTCAAACTACAATATTGGTTTAGTTTACGAACCATTAGATCAGATATTCGCGCAGCAGAACATTGATAATGGGAACCTAATTTTAAATGAAGGCACGGGCCCTAGCGATCATTATACCGCATCTAACTTATTGTTAGCTGGTTATACGGGTATTAATATCCCACTTGGCATTAAATTTAATGTATCCGGTGGGGTGCGGGCCGAATACAACCGACAGAAATTACACAGTCGTCGTTTAGGGGGAGCTCCGGTAGAAGTAAACAATCCTATTACCCGGGTACTTCCCTCTTTTAACCTGACTTATAATCTTACTTCGAAATCGCTCCTTCGCTGGAGTTCTAGCCTAAGCGTAAACCGTCCTGAATTCCGGGAACTGGCACCATTTACCTATTACGATTTTAACACCAACTTCGAGATTACAGGTAATCCGAACTTAAAAACTCCTACTATTTATAATACTGATATCCGATACGAATTATATACCAATCCAACAGAAATCATATCGTTTGGTGCTTTTTATAAGTATTTTCAGAAACCAATCGAAAATACTTTCGAGAATACGAATGCCGCTAATTCTTACACTTTTGGCAACGCCGATTTTTCCACCAGTTACGGTATAGAAACCGAAATTCGTAAATCGTTGCTCGACCTATCAGAGTCTAAATTCTTACAAAATATCTCTCTGGTTTTAAATGCTACCTTAATTAAGAGCCAGGTAAACCTAGGCAATTTAGCCACTATTCAGGATAAGAAACGAGCTATGATGGGCCAGTCACCTTATATCATTAACTCAGGAATATATTACCAAGACGATGATCGTAAATGGCAGGTAAACTTATTGTACAACGTAGTAGGTAAGCGCATCTTTATCGTAGGTAATTCCCAAAATCCTACGGTATACGAAATGCCCCGCAATGTTCTGGACCTGACTTTGACAAAAGGTATTGGCGAGCGCTTTGAAATAAAAGCTGGTATTCAGGATTTATTTAATCAGAAATTCCGACTAACTCAAGATTCAGATAGTAATGCTAAAATTAATAAAATCGACGAGTCTATTTACGAATACCGTCGTGGCCAATATACAACGTTTGGCATCTCGTATAAGCTTTAA
- a CDS encoding KdsC family phosphatase produces MNKPDFSQIRAFIFDVDGVLTDGSLFCLASGEQVRAFNIKDGYAIRHAIKKGYAVAIISGRKEEGVYKRLRSLDVEHIYLGVEDKVEIFKAFLQEKNLQAEHIVYMGDDVPDLGVMQLCGVAACPADAAIDIRTRCHYVSDVPGGKGAVRDLIETVLKTHSKW; encoded by the coding sequence ATGAACAAACCAGATTTCTCTCAGATAAGGGCCTTTATTTTTGATGTAGATGGGGTATTAACCGATGGCTCGCTGTTTTGCCTGGCGAGTGGGGAACAGGTACGCGCTTTTAACATTAAAGATGGATATGCTATCCGGCACGCTATTAAAAAAGGCTATGCAGTGGCTATTATTTCCGGCCGGAAGGAGGAGGGTGTCTACAAGCGTTTGCGCTCCCTGGATGTGGAGCACATTTACTTAGGGGTAGAAGATAAAGTAGAAATATTTAAGGCTTTTTTGCAGGAAAAAAATCTGCAAGCTGAACATATTGTTTACATGGGCGATGATGTTCCGGATCTGGGAGTAATGCAACTATGCGGAGTAGCCGCTTGCCCCGCCGACGCCGCTATAGACATAAGAACTAGGTGCCACTATGTGTCTGATGTACCGGGTGGTAAGGGCGCTGTGCGTGATTTAATAGAAACTGTCTTAAAGACACATAGTAAATGGTGA
- a CDS encoding cold-shock protein has product MKTGTVKFFNESKGYGFITDDLSKEDFFVHVTGLSGGQIQQNDKVEFDTQEGKKGVNAVNVKKV; this is encoded by the coding sequence ATGAAAACAGGAACAGTAAAATTCTTTAATGAATCCAAAGGTTACGGGTTTATTACTGATGATCTAAGCAAAGAAGACTTCTTTGTCCATGTCACCGGATTAAGCGGTGGTCAGATTCAACAGAATGACAAAGTTGAGTTTGACACGCAGGAGGGCAAAAAAGGCGTAAATGCTGTAAACGTGAAAAAGGTATAA
- the ccsA gene encoding cytochrome c biogenesis protein CcsA — protein sequence MKLTWWKILTVLLLFYTVVAGLLYKVPHLAILNETIRNIYFHVPMWFGMIIILTISVVYSIKYLRMPSVRNDTIAESAAKVGVLFGVLGIITGMEWARFTWGEYWSNDPKQNASAIGLLIYFAYLVLRSSFAEQQQRARISAVYNIFAFAALIPLLFILPRLTDSLHPGNGGNPGFSSYDLDNNMRMVFYPAVIAWTMLGVWMVNVKTRLELLQHKFHEQHA from the coding sequence ATGAAACTAACCTGGTGGAAAATTTTAACGGTACTATTACTGTTTTACACAGTAGTTGCCGGCTTATTATATAAGGTGCCGCACCTGGCTATCCTTAACGAGACTATCCGTAACATCTATTTCCATGTGCCCATGTGGTTCGGGATGATCATTATTCTAACTATCTCGGTCGTGTATTCTATTAAGTACCTCCGAATGCCTTCGGTGCGGAACGATACCATTGCCGAATCAGCGGCCAAAGTGGGCGTTTTATTTGGGGTGTTGGGCATTATTACCGGTATGGAATGGGCCCGTTTTACCTGGGGAGAGTATTGGAGCAACGATCCCAAACAAAATGCCTCCGCTATTGGTCTACTTATTTACTTTGCTTACCTAGTCTTGCGTAGTTCGTTTGCCGAGCAGCAGCAACGGGCCCGCATCAGCGCCGTGTATAATATTTTTGCTTTTGCCGCTCTTATTCCTTTGCTGTTTATTTTGCCCCGTTTAACCGATTCGCTGCATCCGGGCAACGGGGGAAATCCTGGTTTTAGCTCCTACGATTTAGATAATAACATGCGAATGGTCTTCTATCCGGCGGTTATTGCCTGGACCATGCTGGGCGTTTGGATGGTAAACGTAAAAACCCGACTCGAACTTCTTCAACATAAATTCCATGAACAACATGCTTAA